One Owenweeksia hongkongensis DSM 17368 genomic region harbors:
- a CDS encoding Glu/Leu/Phe/Val family dehydrogenase, with product MSKGYDLFDDVCGFVGKAALYTKHPKGLVDQIMACNSIYKFTFPLRRDNGTYEVIEGFRVQHSHHKSPVKGGIRYSIHVEESEVKGLAALMSYKCALVEVPFGGAKGGVKIDRRRYSVNELERITRRYTAELIKKNFIGPAIDVPAPDYGTGAREMAWIADTYSAFTPESINALGCVTGKPLSQSGIEGRTEATGKGVCLGLREACDRLEDMKKLGLERGLAGKKVIVQGLGNVGFYAAKFLQEEGAIIIGVAEYNGGTYNEEGLDIHALQMHRIENGSLKDFPGAKNIENSISMLEMECDILVPAALENQITEENASRIKAKIIGEAANGPISRAAEKMLVEAGKFIIPDIYLNAGGVTVSYFEWLKNLSRVSFGKIDKRYDMLDNLRIVEAIEKASGVELSDDVKRTIVKGASEEDLVMSGLEDTMVNSYEGLRRTQIDYDVPDMRTAAFVNSLNKIAISYMDLGIFP from the coding sequence ATGAGTAAGGGATATGATTTGTTTGATGATGTTTGTGGTTTTGTTGGCAAGGCTGCATTGTACACAAAGCATCCAAAGGGATTGGTAGATCAAATAATGGCATGTAATAGTATCTATAAATTTACCTTCCCGCTAAGGAGGGATAATGGAACCTATGAGGTGATTGAAGGTTTTAGAGTTCAACATTCGCATCATAAGTCACCGGTAAAAGGTGGTATACGCTATAGTATACATGTAGAAGAAAGTGAAGTAAAAGGTTTAGCCGCACTCATGAGTTATAAGTGTGCACTTGTTGAAGTTCCGTTTGGCGGGGCCAAAGGAGGCGTGAAAATTGACAGAAGACGTTACAGTGTAAATGAACTGGAACGCATTACCAGAAGGTATACAGCGGAGCTAATTAAGAAAAATTTTATTGGACCAGCCATAGATGTGCCAGCACCCGATTATGGAACAGGAGCTAGAGAAATGGCTTGGATTGCAGATACGTATTCTGCATTTACTCCGGAGTCTATTAATGCTTTGGGTTGTGTTACCGGAAAACCACTATCACAATCAGGAATAGAAGGACGAACAGAAGCCACAGGTAAAGGAGTTTGTCTGGGCTTGAGGGAAGCCTGCGATAGGTTAGAGGATATGAAAAAATTAGGACTGGAACGGGGCCTGGCAGGCAAAAAAGTAATAGTACAAGGTTTGGGTAATGTGGGATTTTATGCAGCCAAATTTTTACAAGAAGAGGGGGCTATCATCATAGGTGTAGCGGAATATAATGGAGGCACCTACAATGAAGAAGGACTGGATATTCATGCCTTGCAAATGCACCGCATTGAAAATGGATCCTTGAAAGATTTTCCTGGAGCTAAAAATATTGAAAATTCCATTTCTATGCTCGAGATGGAATGTGACATTCTTGTACCTGCAGCTCTGGAAAACCAAATTACAGAAGAAAATGCATCACGCATAAAGGCCAAAATAATTGGAGAAGCAGCCAATGGCCCTATAAGCCGCGCAGCGGAAAAAATGCTAGTGGAAGCAGGAAAGTTTATCATTCCGGACATTTATCTGAATGCTGGTGGGGTTACCGTTTCTTACTTTGAGTGGCTAAAAAATTTGAGTCGCGTAAGTTTTGGAAAAATAGACAAGCGCTATGATATGCTGGACAACCTTAGAATAGTGGAAGCAATTGAAAAAGCCAGTGGTGTGGAACTAAGTGATGATGTAAAGCGTACAATTGTAAAAGGTGCCAGCGAAGAGGACTTGGTAATGAGCGGTCTTGAAGATACTATGGTAAATTCTTATGAAGGCTTGAGAAGAACGCAAATTGACTATGATGTACCAGATATGCGCACCGCAGCTTTTGTTAACTCATTAAATAAAATAGCTATCAGCTATATGGACTTGGGAATTTTCCCATAA